One Phaseolus vulgaris cultivar G19833 chromosome 4, P. vulgaris v2.0, whole genome shotgun sequence DNA window includes the following coding sequences:
- the LOC137837392 gene encoding ADP-glucose phosphorylase, with the protein MASSSGNTDPEVRKDAVWNRWVIFSPARAKRPSDFKSKSPTDPNPNQQCPFCIGHEHECAPEIFRVPPRDPDWKIRVIQNLYPALSRTLPEPQHAPSGSLQTGFGFHDVVIETPVHPVQLCDLPPPEIGRVLLAYTERIQQLASHKSIQYVQVFKNHGASAGASMSHSHSQMMALPIIPPTVSARLASMKDHFDQTGKCLICEIQREDLLIDSSTNFFSLVPFAATFPFEIWIIPRYHSAHFHELDAEKAVELGGLLKLMLRKMSLQLNNPPFNYMIHTSPLHSNGSELAYTHWFIQIVPQLIGIAGFELGTGCYINPVFPEDAAKVLREVKVPESG; encoded by the exons ATGGCCTCTTCCTCGGGAAACACAGACCCAGAAGTGAGAAAAGACGCGGTGTGGAACCGTTGGGTCATATTCTCACCCGCCCGAGCCAAACGACCCTCCGACTTCAAGTCCAAGTCCCCCACCGACCCTAACCCGAACCAACAGTGCCCCTTCTGCATAGGCCACGAGCACGAGTGCGCGCCTGAGATCTTCCGGGTCCCGCCCCGAGACCCCGATTGGAAAATCCGGGTCATCCAGAACCTCTACCCCGCACTCTCCCGCACCCTCCCGGAACCCCAACACGCCCCTTCCGGTTCACTCCAGACCGGGTTTGGGTTTCACGATGTAGTCATAGAGACTCCGGTTCACCCGGTTCAGCTCTGCGATTTGCCTCCTCCGGAAATTGGCCGAGTTCTCCTCGCTTATACCGAGAGAATCCAGCAGCTCGCGAGCCATAAATCAATTCAATACGTGCAG GTGTTCAAAAACCATGGCGCTTCAGCTGGTGCATCAATGAGTCATTCTCACAGTCAGATGATGGCCTTGCCAATTATTCCACCTACTGTATCTGCCCGTCTTGCTAGTATGAAAGATCATTTTGATCAGACAGGGAAATGTTTGATTTGTGAAATTCAACGTGAAGATCTTTTGATTGATTCATCTACCAACTTCTTTTCACTGGTTCCTTTTGCTGCTACATTTCCTTTTGAGATATGGATTATTCCTCGGTACCACTCTGCTCACTTCCATGAATTGGATGCGGAAAAG GCAGTTGAACTGGGAGGTTTGTTGAAACTAATGCTCAGGAAGATGTCTTTGCAGTTGAACAATCCACCATTCAACTATATGATTCACACTAGTCCACTTCACAGTAATGGGTCAGAGTTAGCATACACTCATTGGTTTATACAGATAGTACCTCAACTAATTGGAATTGCGGGTTTTGAGCTTGGAACTGGGTGTTACATAAATCCTGTGTTCCCCGAGGATGCTGCAAAGGTTCTAAGGGAAGTGAAAGTTCCAGAGTCAGGATAA